The following are encoded in a window of Manihot esculenta cultivar AM560-2 chromosome 8, M.esculenta_v8, whole genome shotgun sequence genomic DNA:
- the LOC110621666 gene encoding uncharacterized protein LOC110621666 isoform X1: MDTFWLREPDIAACTNDCSSSRRFREGNVLVQKQRTFSQLTSDLNSENIDTTGKDSFTCELGRRPSKQAAGTPIKKLLAEEMSRETESKKRSPSVIARLMGFDGLPPQQQSHKQHKRSSENYLQRMPPTGKSQRSSTLSSCRSSRKSSKEEQEFKDVFEVLDTSKMGSSSCSLQGTADSKITEAEMAFIKQTFMDVTHLSSDEKLYNLKEFHDAINHLNSNKDVLLKFLEQPDSLFTKHLNDLQAALPQSHCCRISTTRSLHAREYEGSVLGCKIDKEMQLKNHKQRHNDPLIHSYHKQAADDPLKPLKIQLEGKDGPSVPPTQIVVLKPNYGKVKNATRTVSSPHSSHDFLSDCKRYTELPSIKSREAELCANKRFPDHVAQPRYKSRESREIAKEITRKMRNSLGSGSTRISTSGYRGYAGDESSPNMSDNESANESDVMTVISRDSIGWSNRFRSSSSRSAESSVSREAKKRLSERWKMTHSHRSVDMGVISRGCTLGEMLALPDREERPANVDAMIVGKGFSDNFDGHDEPAGCVEPLGISSRDGWKDGCIRNLSRSRSLPASCTAFGSPTMHRETLFNDRHLPPKESMPQERIKAVKGNCNQREGSSSRNSRSRIRKYHFSEHTCRNHSDSSPEINLSHKQIQSSNDDPFKPYLVVSETPASIVTNISLVTENVADVAVENMADVAIENVATPAKSTDSELPAYVEPLNKPPDEGSAPEKHSVAELESPASSKQADQPSPVSVLETPFPDDLSSSSECFESLSADLQGLRMQLQLLKLESEAYAEGSMLISSDEDVEEGSIGFSVENVIVEESRESSYVVDILSESGINDADPETFMASWHSSECPVNLLVFEELEKKHCNLISWPRSERKLLFDRVNSALVVISQHFAHPLRWLRPGTTTIPRWIKHGLGNSILKLLANQEKTANNNVAEKALVSDSTWLDLRDDIHIVGREIERLMMEELVKEIVAV; the protein is encoded by the exons GAAACGTGCTGGTTCAAAAACAGAGAACCTTTTCACAACTGACATCTGATTTGAATTCTGAAAATATTGATACGACAGGCAAAGATTCG TTCACGTGTGAATTGGGGCGGAGACCTTCCAAACAAGCAGCTGGAACCCCAATAAAGAAGTTATTAGCTGAAGAGATGTCAAGAGAAACTGAATCAAAGAAAAGGTCTCCCAGTGTTATTGCCCGATTGATGGGCTTTGATGGACTGCCACCTCAGCAGCAGTCTCACAAACAACATAAAAGGTCATCAGAGAACTATTTACAGAGGATGCCACCAACAGGAAAATCCCAAAGAAGTAGCACATTGAGTAGCTGTAGATCATCTCGAAAGAGTTCAAAGGAGGAGCAGGAATTCAAAGATGTATTTGAAGTTTTAGACACCTCAAAAATGGGTAGTAGTAGTTGCTCATTGCAGGGGACTGCAGATTCAAAGATTACTGAAGCTGAGATGGCATTCATTAAGCAGACATTCATGGATGTCACACATCTTTCTAGTGATGAAAAACTTTACAATTTAAAGGAATTTCATGATGCAATTAATcatttaaactccaacaaagatgTTCTGCTGAAATTTCTCGAGCAGCCAGATTCATTGTTCACAAAACATCTGAATGATCTGCAAGCTGCTCTTCCTCAGTCCCATTGTTGTCGCATATCAACTACGAGGTCATTACACGCTCGAGAGTATGAAGGCAGTGTCCTGGGCTGCAAAATAGATAAAGaaatgcaattgaagaatcataAACAGCGTCATAATGATCCTCTGATCCATTCTTACCATAAACAAGCTGCTGATGATCCACTCAAGCCATTGAAAATTCAATTAGAAGGGAAAGATGGACCTTCTGTTCCTCCAACACAGATCGTTGTACTGAAACCAAACTATGGAAAAGTGAAGAATGCTACCAGGACTGTTTCATCACCTCATTCTTCTCATGATTTTCTTTCAGATTGCAAGAGGTATACTGAGCTTCCTAGTATCAAGAGTAGGGAGGCAGAGTTATGTGCAAATAAAAGGTTTCCTGATCATGTGGCACAACCGAGATACAAGTCTAGAGAATCTAGGGAAATTGCGAAGGAGATCACCAGGAAAATGAGAAATAGTCTTGGAAGTGGTTCCACAAGGATCTCAACCTCTGGATATAGAGGATATGCTGGGGATGAGAGTTCACCAAACATGTCTGACAATGAATCAGCAAATGAATCAGACGTGATGACAGTGATTTCTAGAGATTCTATTGGTTGGAGCAATCGATTCAGGTCTTCATCATCCCGCTCTGCTGAATCATCTGTGAGCAGGGAGGCCAAGAAGAGACTCTCCGAGAGGTGGAAGATGACTCATAGTCATAGGTCAGTTGATATGGGTGTGATTAGTAGGGGCTGCACGTTAGGTGAGATGCTTGCATTGCCTGATAGGGAAGAAAGACCAGCTAATGTGGATGCCATGATTGTTGGAAAAGGATTTAGTGACAATTTTGATGGCCATGATGAACCGGCAGGATGTGTTGAACCTTTGGGTATTAGCAGTAGGGACGGCTGGAAAGATGGATGCATTAGAAATCTTTCTAGATCAAGATCTCTTCCTGCCTCGTGTACTGCTTTTGGTAGTCCGACTATGCACCGTGAAACTCTTTTCAATGATAGGCATCTACCACCAAAAGAATCAATGCCGCAGGAAAGAATCAAGGCCGTAAAGGGGAACTGCAATCAGAGGGAAGGCTCATCTTCTAGAAATTCAAGATCTCGTATTAGGAAATATCATTTCTCTGAGCATACTTGTAGGAATCATAGCGACAGTTCACCAGAAATTAATTTGAGCCATAAGCAAATACAGAGTAGTAATGATGATCCATTTAAACCATATCTTGTGGTTTCTGAGACACCAGCTTCCATTGTCACAAATATTAGTTTAGTTACTGAGAACGTGGCAGATGTAGCAGTTGAGAATATGGCAGATGTAGCAATTGAGAATGTGGCAACGCCTGCTAAATCTACTGACTCAGAATTACCAGCTTATGTG GAACCATTAAATAAGCCACCTGATGAAGGGTCAGCCCCTGAGAAGCACTCTGTAGCAGAGCTGGAATCTCCAGCAAGCTCTAAGCAGGCTGATCAACCAAGCCCTGTTTCAGTTCTCGAAACTCCATTCCCAGATGATCTATCTTCAAGTTCCGAATGCTTTGAGAGTCTCAGTGCTGACCTACAAG GACTTCGGATGCAGCTTCAGCTACTCAAGCTGGAGTCAGAGGCATATGCAGAGGGATCCATGCTCATCTCAAGTGATGAAGATGTTGAGGAAGGCTCTATTGGATTTTCAGTGGAGAATGTAATAGTTGAAGAAAGCAGGGAATCTTCCTATGTAGTTGATATTCTATCGGAATCTGGTATTAACGATGCTGACCCTGAAACTTTCATGGCATCATGGCACTCTTCTGAATGCCCAGTGAATCTCCTGGTATTTGAAGAACTGGAGAAGAAGCATTGCAATCTCATTTCTTGGCCAAGGTCTGAAAGGAAGCTGCTATTTGATCGCGTAAACTCAGCTCTCGTTGTGATTAGCCAACACTTTGCTCATCCACTCCGTTGGTTAAGGCCTGGAACTACAACAATTCCCAGGTGGATTAAACATGGACTTGGGAATAGCATCCTCAAATTGCTGGCAAACCAGGAGAAGACTGCTAATAACAATGTGGCAGAGAAGGCGCTGGTATCAGATTCGACATGGCTGGATTTGAGAGATGATATTCATATAGTTGGTAGAGAAATTGAGAGACTGATGATGGAAGAGTTGGTTAAAGAGATAGTAGCAGTTTAG
- the LOC110621666 gene encoding uncharacterized protein LOC110621666 isoform X2, producing MIAAPAVDSEKFTCELGRRPSKQAAGTPIKKLLAEEMSRETESKKRSPSVIARLMGFDGLPPQQQSHKQHKRSSENYLQRMPPTGKSQRSSTLSSCRSSRKSSKEEQEFKDVFEVLDTSKMGSSSCSLQGTADSKITEAEMAFIKQTFMDVTHLSSDEKLYNLKEFHDAINHLNSNKDVLLKFLEQPDSLFTKHLNDLQAALPQSHCCRISTTRSLHAREYEGSVLGCKIDKEMQLKNHKQRHNDPLIHSYHKQAADDPLKPLKIQLEGKDGPSVPPTQIVVLKPNYGKVKNATRTVSSPHSSHDFLSDCKRYTELPSIKSREAELCANKRFPDHVAQPRYKSRESREIAKEITRKMRNSLGSGSTRISTSGYRGYAGDESSPNMSDNESANESDVMTVISRDSIGWSNRFRSSSSRSAESSVSREAKKRLSERWKMTHSHRSVDMGVISRGCTLGEMLALPDREERPANVDAMIVGKGFSDNFDGHDEPAGCVEPLGISSRDGWKDGCIRNLSRSRSLPASCTAFGSPTMHRETLFNDRHLPPKESMPQERIKAVKGNCNQREGSSSRNSRSRIRKYHFSEHTCRNHSDSSPEINLSHKQIQSSNDDPFKPYLVVSETPASIVTNISLVTENVADVAVENMADVAIENVATPAKSTDSELPAYVEPLNKPPDEGSAPEKHSVAELESPASSKQADQPSPVSVLETPFPDDLSSSSECFESLSADLQGLRMQLQLLKLESEAYAEGSMLISSDEDVEEGSIGFSVENVIVEESRESSYVVDILSESGINDADPETFMASWHSSECPVNLLVFEELEKKHCNLISWPRSERKLLFDRVNSALVVISQHFAHPLRWLRPGTTTIPRWIKHGLGNSILKLLANQEKTANNNVAEKALVSDSTWLDLRDDIHIVGREIERLMMEELVKEIVAV from the exons TTCACGTGTGAATTGGGGCGGAGACCTTCCAAACAAGCAGCTGGAACCCCAATAAAGAAGTTATTAGCTGAAGAGATGTCAAGAGAAACTGAATCAAAGAAAAGGTCTCCCAGTGTTATTGCCCGATTGATGGGCTTTGATGGACTGCCACCTCAGCAGCAGTCTCACAAACAACATAAAAGGTCATCAGAGAACTATTTACAGAGGATGCCACCAACAGGAAAATCCCAAAGAAGTAGCACATTGAGTAGCTGTAGATCATCTCGAAAGAGTTCAAAGGAGGAGCAGGAATTCAAAGATGTATTTGAAGTTTTAGACACCTCAAAAATGGGTAGTAGTAGTTGCTCATTGCAGGGGACTGCAGATTCAAAGATTACTGAAGCTGAGATGGCATTCATTAAGCAGACATTCATGGATGTCACACATCTTTCTAGTGATGAAAAACTTTACAATTTAAAGGAATTTCATGATGCAATTAATcatttaaactccaacaaagatgTTCTGCTGAAATTTCTCGAGCAGCCAGATTCATTGTTCACAAAACATCTGAATGATCTGCAAGCTGCTCTTCCTCAGTCCCATTGTTGTCGCATATCAACTACGAGGTCATTACACGCTCGAGAGTATGAAGGCAGTGTCCTGGGCTGCAAAATAGATAAAGaaatgcaattgaagaatcataAACAGCGTCATAATGATCCTCTGATCCATTCTTACCATAAACAAGCTGCTGATGATCCACTCAAGCCATTGAAAATTCAATTAGAAGGGAAAGATGGACCTTCTGTTCCTCCAACACAGATCGTTGTACTGAAACCAAACTATGGAAAAGTGAAGAATGCTACCAGGACTGTTTCATCACCTCATTCTTCTCATGATTTTCTTTCAGATTGCAAGAGGTATACTGAGCTTCCTAGTATCAAGAGTAGGGAGGCAGAGTTATGTGCAAATAAAAGGTTTCCTGATCATGTGGCACAACCGAGATACAAGTCTAGAGAATCTAGGGAAATTGCGAAGGAGATCACCAGGAAAATGAGAAATAGTCTTGGAAGTGGTTCCACAAGGATCTCAACCTCTGGATATAGAGGATATGCTGGGGATGAGAGTTCACCAAACATGTCTGACAATGAATCAGCAAATGAATCAGACGTGATGACAGTGATTTCTAGAGATTCTATTGGTTGGAGCAATCGATTCAGGTCTTCATCATCCCGCTCTGCTGAATCATCTGTGAGCAGGGAGGCCAAGAAGAGACTCTCCGAGAGGTGGAAGATGACTCATAGTCATAGGTCAGTTGATATGGGTGTGATTAGTAGGGGCTGCACGTTAGGTGAGATGCTTGCATTGCCTGATAGGGAAGAAAGACCAGCTAATGTGGATGCCATGATTGTTGGAAAAGGATTTAGTGACAATTTTGATGGCCATGATGAACCGGCAGGATGTGTTGAACCTTTGGGTATTAGCAGTAGGGACGGCTGGAAAGATGGATGCATTAGAAATCTTTCTAGATCAAGATCTCTTCCTGCCTCGTGTACTGCTTTTGGTAGTCCGACTATGCACCGTGAAACTCTTTTCAATGATAGGCATCTACCACCAAAAGAATCAATGCCGCAGGAAAGAATCAAGGCCGTAAAGGGGAACTGCAATCAGAGGGAAGGCTCATCTTCTAGAAATTCAAGATCTCGTATTAGGAAATATCATTTCTCTGAGCATACTTGTAGGAATCATAGCGACAGTTCACCAGAAATTAATTTGAGCCATAAGCAAATACAGAGTAGTAATGATGATCCATTTAAACCATATCTTGTGGTTTCTGAGACACCAGCTTCCATTGTCACAAATATTAGTTTAGTTACTGAGAACGTGGCAGATGTAGCAGTTGAGAATATGGCAGATGTAGCAATTGAGAATGTGGCAACGCCTGCTAAATCTACTGACTCAGAATTACCAGCTTATGTG GAACCATTAAATAAGCCACCTGATGAAGGGTCAGCCCCTGAGAAGCACTCTGTAGCAGAGCTGGAATCTCCAGCAAGCTCTAAGCAGGCTGATCAACCAAGCCCTGTTTCAGTTCTCGAAACTCCATTCCCAGATGATCTATCTTCAAGTTCCGAATGCTTTGAGAGTCTCAGTGCTGACCTACAAG GACTTCGGATGCAGCTTCAGCTACTCAAGCTGGAGTCAGAGGCATATGCAGAGGGATCCATGCTCATCTCAAGTGATGAAGATGTTGAGGAAGGCTCTATTGGATTTTCAGTGGAGAATGTAATAGTTGAAGAAAGCAGGGAATCTTCCTATGTAGTTGATATTCTATCGGAATCTGGTATTAACGATGCTGACCCTGAAACTTTCATGGCATCATGGCACTCTTCTGAATGCCCAGTGAATCTCCTGGTATTTGAAGAACTGGAGAAGAAGCATTGCAATCTCATTTCTTGGCCAAGGTCTGAAAGGAAGCTGCTATTTGATCGCGTAAACTCAGCTCTCGTTGTGATTAGCCAACACTTTGCTCATCCACTCCGTTGGTTAAGGCCTGGAACTACAACAATTCCCAGGTGGATTAAACATGGACTTGGGAATAGCATCCTCAAATTGCTGGCAAACCAGGAGAAGACTGCTAATAACAATGTGGCAGAGAAGGCGCTGGTATCAGATTCGACATGGCTGGATTTGAGAGATGATATTCATATAGTTGGTAGAGAAATTGAGAGACTGATGATGGAAGAGTTGGTTAAAGAGATAGTAGCAGTTTAG
- the LOC110621666 gene encoding uncharacterized protein LOC110621666 isoform X3, giving the protein MSRETESKKRSPSVIARLMGFDGLPPQQQSHKQHKRSSENYLQRMPPTGKSQRSSTLSSCRSSRKSSKEEQEFKDVFEVLDTSKMGSSSCSLQGTADSKITEAEMAFIKQTFMDVTHLSSDEKLYNLKEFHDAINHLNSNKDVLLKFLEQPDSLFTKHLNDLQAALPQSHCCRISTTRSLHAREYEGSVLGCKIDKEMQLKNHKQRHNDPLIHSYHKQAADDPLKPLKIQLEGKDGPSVPPTQIVVLKPNYGKVKNATRTVSSPHSSHDFLSDCKRYTELPSIKSREAELCANKRFPDHVAQPRYKSRESREIAKEITRKMRNSLGSGSTRISTSGYRGYAGDESSPNMSDNESANESDVMTVISRDSIGWSNRFRSSSSRSAESSVSREAKKRLSERWKMTHSHRSVDMGVISRGCTLGEMLALPDREERPANVDAMIVGKGFSDNFDGHDEPAGCVEPLGISSRDGWKDGCIRNLSRSRSLPASCTAFGSPTMHRETLFNDRHLPPKESMPQERIKAVKGNCNQREGSSSRNSRSRIRKYHFSEHTCRNHSDSSPEINLSHKQIQSSNDDPFKPYLVVSETPASIVTNISLVTENVADVAVENMADVAIENVATPAKSTDSELPAYVEPLNKPPDEGSAPEKHSVAELESPASSKQADQPSPVSVLETPFPDDLSSSSECFESLSADLQGLRMQLQLLKLESEAYAEGSMLISSDEDVEEGSIGFSVENVIVEESRESSYVVDILSESGINDADPETFMASWHSSECPVNLLVFEELEKKHCNLISWPRSERKLLFDRVNSALVVISQHFAHPLRWLRPGTTTIPRWIKHGLGNSILKLLANQEKTANNNVAEKALVSDSTWLDLRDDIHIVGREIERLMMEELVKEIVAV; this is encoded by the exons ATGTCAAGAGAAACTGAATCAAAGAAAAGGTCTCCCAGTGTTATTGCCCGATTGATGGGCTTTGATGGACTGCCACCTCAGCAGCAGTCTCACAAACAACATAAAAGGTCATCAGAGAACTATTTACAGAGGATGCCACCAACAGGAAAATCCCAAAGAAGTAGCACATTGAGTAGCTGTAGATCATCTCGAAAGAGTTCAAAGGAGGAGCAGGAATTCAAAGATGTATTTGAAGTTTTAGACACCTCAAAAATGGGTAGTAGTAGTTGCTCATTGCAGGGGACTGCAGATTCAAAGATTACTGAAGCTGAGATGGCATTCATTAAGCAGACATTCATGGATGTCACACATCTTTCTAGTGATGAAAAACTTTACAATTTAAAGGAATTTCATGATGCAATTAATcatttaaactccaacaaagatgTTCTGCTGAAATTTCTCGAGCAGCCAGATTCATTGTTCACAAAACATCTGAATGATCTGCAAGCTGCTCTTCCTCAGTCCCATTGTTGTCGCATATCAACTACGAGGTCATTACACGCTCGAGAGTATGAAGGCAGTGTCCTGGGCTGCAAAATAGATAAAGaaatgcaattgaagaatcataAACAGCGTCATAATGATCCTCTGATCCATTCTTACCATAAACAAGCTGCTGATGATCCACTCAAGCCATTGAAAATTCAATTAGAAGGGAAAGATGGACCTTCTGTTCCTCCAACACAGATCGTTGTACTGAAACCAAACTATGGAAAAGTGAAGAATGCTACCAGGACTGTTTCATCACCTCATTCTTCTCATGATTTTCTTTCAGATTGCAAGAGGTATACTGAGCTTCCTAGTATCAAGAGTAGGGAGGCAGAGTTATGTGCAAATAAAAGGTTTCCTGATCATGTGGCACAACCGAGATACAAGTCTAGAGAATCTAGGGAAATTGCGAAGGAGATCACCAGGAAAATGAGAAATAGTCTTGGAAGTGGTTCCACAAGGATCTCAACCTCTGGATATAGAGGATATGCTGGGGATGAGAGTTCACCAAACATGTCTGACAATGAATCAGCAAATGAATCAGACGTGATGACAGTGATTTCTAGAGATTCTATTGGTTGGAGCAATCGATTCAGGTCTTCATCATCCCGCTCTGCTGAATCATCTGTGAGCAGGGAGGCCAAGAAGAGACTCTCCGAGAGGTGGAAGATGACTCATAGTCATAGGTCAGTTGATATGGGTGTGATTAGTAGGGGCTGCACGTTAGGTGAGATGCTTGCATTGCCTGATAGGGAAGAAAGACCAGCTAATGTGGATGCCATGATTGTTGGAAAAGGATTTAGTGACAATTTTGATGGCCATGATGAACCGGCAGGATGTGTTGAACCTTTGGGTATTAGCAGTAGGGACGGCTGGAAAGATGGATGCATTAGAAATCTTTCTAGATCAAGATCTCTTCCTGCCTCGTGTACTGCTTTTGGTAGTCCGACTATGCACCGTGAAACTCTTTTCAATGATAGGCATCTACCACCAAAAGAATCAATGCCGCAGGAAAGAATCAAGGCCGTAAAGGGGAACTGCAATCAGAGGGAAGGCTCATCTTCTAGAAATTCAAGATCTCGTATTAGGAAATATCATTTCTCTGAGCATACTTGTAGGAATCATAGCGACAGTTCACCAGAAATTAATTTGAGCCATAAGCAAATACAGAGTAGTAATGATGATCCATTTAAACCATATCTTGTGGTTTCTGAGACACCAGCTTCCATTGTCACAAATATTAGTTTAGTTACTGAGAACGTGGCAGATGTAGCAGTTGAGAATATGGCAGATGTAGCAATTGAGAATGTGGCAACGCCTGCTAAATCTACTGACTCAGAATTACCAGCTTATGTG GAACCATTAAATAAGCCACCTGATGAAGGGTCAGCCCCTGAGAAGCACTCTGTAGCAGAGCTGGAATCTCCAGCAAGCTCTAAGCAGGCTGATCAACCAAGCCCTGTTTCAGTTCTCGAAACTCCATTCCCAGATGATCTATCTTCAAGTTCCGAATGCTTTGAGAGTCTCAGTGCTGACCTACAAG GACTTCGGATGCAGCTTCAGCTACTCAAGCTGGAGTCAGAGGCATATGCAGAGGGATCCATGCTCATCTCAAGTGATGAAGATGTTGAGGAAGGCTCTATTGGATTTTCAGTGGAGAATGTAATAGTTGAAGAAAGCAGGGAATCTTCCTATGTAGTTGATATTCTATCGGAATCTGGTATTAACGATGCTGACCCTGAAACTTTCATGGCATCATGGCACTCTTCTGAATGCCCAGTGAATCTCCTGGTATTTGAAGAACTGGAGAAGAAGCATTGCAATCTCATTTCTTGGCCAAGGTCTGAAAGGAAGCTGCTATTTGATCGCGTAAACTCAGCTCTCGTTGTGATTAGCCAACACTTTGCTCATCCACTCCGTTGGTTAAGGCCTGGAACTACAACAATTCCCAGGTGGATTAAACATGGACTTGGGAATAGCATCCTCAAATTGCTGGCAAACCAGGAGAAGACTGCTAATAACAATGTGGCAGAGAAGGCGCTGGTATCAGATTCGACATGGCTGGATTTGAGAGATGATATTCATATAGTTGGTAGAGAAATTGAGAGACTGATGATGGAAGAGTTGGTTAAAGAGATAGTAGCAGTTTAG